TATAATTGGCGCGCGCTGGGTAAGTATTATGTTGCCTTTAACATTCTTGCGCCGGTCGTTAAACGTAAATTACAGCAGTATAAATATTTTAACGTGGGCCGGTTTAAGAGGAGGGATATCTATAGCCCTGGCGCTATCGCTGCCGGCCTCGCCATACCGGCACTTAATTTTGTCGGCCAGTTATTTTATTGTGATATTTTCTATCATAGTGCAGGGCCTTACACTTAACAAGGTAATAAACGCGTCGTATAATATTAAGGAAGAGGAGAAATAGTCTGGGACGTCAATCCTTTTTCAGCTTTGCCATGTAAGCCGCTATTTCCTGCTCATTTTGATCGTTGGATGCTTTGAACGCCGAAATAATATTGTCTATCTCTTTCTGCGTTTTGTTTTGGCTTAATTTCTTTTTGCCTTGCAGGTCATCTACAATCAGCTCAAAGGCTACAATCCCCTTCATCAGGCCGTATTTAAAGTCGGGTGGTAAGTTATTCCACTGCTTCATGTAATCGGTTTCGTAAAAACCTATCATCTTTTCTAAAACTTCCTTTACCTCTTCATCTTTGTTAATGGGCGTTGCATTGCCATAGGCATGTACAGCTAAGTAGTTCCAGGTGGGTACGTTTAGTTCCTTTTCGTAATGTTTGGGCGAAACATAGGCATGCGGCTCGGTAAATATTACTAAAGGCCTGCAGTTAAAAATATCCTTAGCCTGGTGGTTGGCTTTGGCAAAATGCGATACCAATACAACCTTATTATCGCGCTGCTCTACTATAAAGGGTAGGTGGGTGGCGGTGGGTACATTATCAACCACGGTAACAATAGTGGCAAAGCTATACCTGCGCATAAATTCAACCGCTTCGGGGATATTATCAATAAGGTTGTATGCAGGTGTGTACATGGCTAATTAAGTATTATCCCGTTAAGCTCGTTTTGTTTCGTAATGTAATGCTATTACTCCGCAAGCAAATGTTTTAGATGCTATAAATTTCAGTTTGGTCATTTCGCGCACATCCTTAAATAAAGGTATGCCATGGCCAAGCAAAACTGGGTTTACAAATACCCAAAACTCGTCAATTAACCCCTCGCTTAGCAGTGAATGCGAAGCCCGTGGACTTCCAAATATCAAAATATTTTTCCCGTCCCGGTTTTTTATTTTATTGATGCTTTCGGCAAGTTGATTGCTAACAACGGTAGTGTTGTCCAGGCCCTCCTGGCTCATTGTTGTTGACAAAACAATTTTTGGAACTTTTTTGTACCATGCCGAATGTTCTATATCATGTTTTGATGCGTCCGGTCCGTCACCGGCGGTAGGCCAATAGCTTTGCATCATTTCGTAGGTTACCCGCCCGTAAAGTGCTGCATCGGCTTTATCTGTCATGGTGGCAACAAAGTCAAACAACTCTTCATTAACAGTTATCCAGTTCATTTCTCCGTTTGGCCCGGCTACAAAACCGTCAAGCGAAGCGTGCATGAAAAAAATTAGATTCCTCATTTTTATATAGGCTTTACAACATTTCCAATAACAATTGCTTTTTCTACAACGCTTCTAGCATTTGTTTTAACACAGCCTGGGCGGCCCATACGCGGTTACCTGCCTGGTGTATCACAACAGACTGCGCGCCGTCTAATATCTCGTCAGACAGCTCTAAATTGCGCCGTACAGGCAGGCAGTGCATTACTTTAGCATTTGGTGCTGCTTTAAGCTTATCGTTGGTAAGCATCCAGCTTTCGTTACCCGGATAAATCACGCCATAAGGCTCATAAGCCGACCAGTTTTTTACGTAAATAAAATCCGCGTCTTTAATGGCTTCATCCTGGTTGTGGGTAATGGTTGCACCATTTGTAAAATCGGCACAAAGCTCGTATCCTACCGGGTGGGCTATAGTAAAATCAACATCGGCCCTACACATCCATTCGGCAAAAGAATTTGGCACAGCCTGTGGCAGGGGCTTTATATGCGGTGCCCAGGTTAATACAACCTTTGGGCGGCTAACCGTCTTTAGTTCTTCGATAGTTACCAGGTCGGCAAGGCTTTGCAATGGGTGGCGCGTGGCCGATTCTAAGCTAACTACAGGCACTTTACAAAATTCAACAAATTTGTTAAAAATGGTTTCGCTGTAATCTTCCTTCCGGTTTTTTAAGCCGGGGAACGAACGAACTCCAATAATATCCGAATATTCGCCCATTACGCCGGCAGCTTCGCGGATGTGTTCAACCGTGGTGCCATTCATAATAACGCCGTCCTGCAATTCCAGTGCCCAGCCTTCTTTATCAATGTTTAGTACAATAACGTTCATACCCAAATTAAGCGCGGCTTTTTGGGTGCTCATGCGGGTGCGCAGGCTTGGGTTTAAAAAAACAAGACTTAATGTTTTATTCTTCCCTAATTGCTCAAAAGCGAAAGGATCTTTTTTCAATTGCAGGGCTTGGGCAACCAGTGCCGGAACATCCTTAACATCATTTACAGAAGAAAATAGTTTCATTAGTCTTGATTGTTTATTAGCCTCACCTTAAGTCCCTCTCCAATGGAGAGGGACTTAAGATGTATTTATATTTTGTAAAGAATTTGGTTCCTATATAAAGTCACACTGCTTTTAAGGGAAATTAGTGCTTGTAAAGTGTTGCGCAAAAAGCTTCTAAAAACCTATCAGCGTAAGCTTTTGTTAAATTAAGCGCAGGTAAAAGCCTAACAACATTTGGCTTGGCTTCGCCGGTAAATATGCGGTGCTTAAACAGCAGGTCTTTTTTAACGTGGGCAAGTTCGTCGGGCAAATCAATACCTATCATTAATCCCCGGCCGCGCACTTCTTTTATCTTGCTAAACTTCTTTAATTCGTTGATCAAGTATTCGCCTACTTCGGCGGCATTTTGCATCAGGTTATCCTGTTCAATTACCTCTAAAACGGCTAAGCCGGCAGCGCAGGCCAGGTGGTTGCCGCCAAAAGTTGTACCCAGCATACCATAAGCAGGTTTTATTTTTGGCGATATAATGATACCACCCACAGGGAAACCATTACCCATGCCTTTAGCCATTGAGTAAATATCGGCATCGATGCCTGCAAAATCGTGCGAGAAGAATTTACCGGTACGGCCATATCCGCATTGCACCGAATCGGCTATAAAAACGGCATTATATTCATCGCAAAGCGAGCGTATTTTTTGCAGGAACGGGGCAGGTGCCACTTGTATACCGCCAACACCCTGTATACCCTCAATAATAACCGATGATATATCGTTAGTTTTAAAGGCATCTTCCAAAGCTGCCTCATCATTCCAGGGCAGGAATATTACATTGTCAGTTTGGTTAATTGGCGCTACTATCTTAGGGTTATCGGTTACGGCAACAGCCAAAGATGTACGGCCATGAAAAGCCTTGCTAAATGCGATTACCTTTTTTTTGCCGTTATAAAACGACGCCAGTTTAAGCGCGTTCTCATTAGCCTCGGCACCGGAATTACAAAGGAATAATTGGTAATCTTCTTTGCCGGATAGTTGGCCCAGTTTTTCGGCCAGTTGTTGTTGTATGGGTATCTCTATAGAGTTAGAGTAAAAACCTATCTGGTGCAACTGGTTTTCCAGTCGCTTTATATAATGCGGGTGGGTATGCCCGATAGAAATAACGGCATGGCCGCCATACAGGTCAAGGTATTCGGTGCCTTTGTCGTCATAAACAAGGCTGCCTGCGCCTTTAACAATATTGATGGGGTTAATGGGATATACGTCGAATAAATTCATTATAAAATGGATACAAAATAAATACTTAATTAATTACTACTGCTACGGCGAGTGGCTTAAAAACCAATCGCCTTAAGTCGCAATCCTGCGCGCTCAACAAGGCCAAACAACAAGTTCATGTTTTGAACAGCCTGGCCGGAAGCGCCTTTAAGTAAATTGTCTAATATGCTGATTATAAATATTTTATTTCCGTGTTTTTTAACCTGTATAAAGCATTTATTGGTGTTAACTATCTGCTTTAGGTCTATATCCTTATTAGTTACATGCGTAAAAGGATGATTAGCGTAATACTCCTTGTATAGCTTTAGCACCTCTGATTCGTGCAGTTCGCTTTCGGTGTACATAGATGCAATAATGCCCCGGGTAAAATCGCCACGGTAAGGCACAAAGTTGATAGCCTTATCAAAACCAGCCTGCAGCTGATTTAACGACTGGTTTATTTCGTTTAAATGCTGGTGGTTAAAAGCTTTATAAACCGATAAATTATCGTTTCTCCAGGTAAAATGCGAAGTGGGCGACAAGCTTTGCCCTGCACCGGTCGAGCCTGTGGTTGCAGTTACATGCACCTCGTTGGTGAGCAAGCCTTTTGCGGCTAAAGGTAGTAACCCCAATTGCAGGGTTGTAGCAAAGCAACCCGGGTTTGCAATGTTTTGGGCTGTTTGTATAGCTTCGCGGTTCAGCTCGGGCAAACCGTATACAAACGTTTTGTTTTTGAGCTTTGCGTTTTGGCTCAGCCTAAAGTCCTGGCTCAGGTCAATTACTTTAATATTATCCGGTATGTTATTACTATCTAAAAACTTCTTAGCATCACCGTGCCCAACGCATAAAAATAGCACATCAATATTATAAGCCAGCTCCGATGCAAACTTTAGGTCAGTATCGCCAAACAGGTCGGTATGAACATCATATACAAAGTTGCCGGCGTTACTGGTGCTGTGTACAAAAGCGATATCTACATTGGGGTGGTTAAGCAGTATACGCAGCATTTCGCCACCGGTATAGCCGGCACCGCCTACAATACCTGCTTTTATATGCTTATAGGTTGATTCTGTCATTTTTTGTAGAGGGATAAGAGTATAAAATAAACTCCAGGTCGGTTTGCTCTTTGTTGCTTATAAAGTGTTTTTGGCCGGGATCGATCTGTATACCTTGCTCGGGTTTCAGGTCGCGCTCTACACCATCAATAGTTATTACGGCACGGCCCTTAAGTATGAAGAATAGTTGGGTTGCTTTTTCGTGATAGTGCAATTGCTCGGCGGTATCAGGCGGCATTAATTCTTGCTTAACAGATAGGGCATCTGTATCCACAAAATTCCAGCCGTGGCAGTCATCGCCCCATTTATAGTGGCTTAGG
This portion of the Inquilinus sp. KBS0705 genome encodes:
- a CDS encoding FMN-binding negative transcriptional regulator: MYTPAYNLIDNIPEAVEFMRRYSFATIVTVVDNVPTATHLPFIVEQRDNKVVLVSHFAKANHQAKDIFNCRPLVIFTEPHAYVSPKHYEKELNVPTWNYLAVHAYGNATPINKDEEVKEVLEKMIGFYETDYMKQWNNLPPDFKYGLMKGIVAFELIVDDLQGKKKLSQNKTQKEIDNIISAFKASNDQNEQEIAAYMAKLKKD
- a CDS encoding dihydrofolate reductase; this translates as MRNLIFFMHASLDGFVAGPNGEMNWITVNEELFDFVATMTDKADAALYGRVTYEMMQSYWPTAGDGPDASKHDIEHSAWYKKVPKIVLSTTMSQEGLDNTTVVSNQLAESINKIKNRDGKNILIFGSPRASHSLLSEGLIDEFWVFVNPVLLGHGIPLFKDVREMTKLKFIASKTFACGVIALHYETKRA
- a CDS encoding acetylornithine carbamoyltransferase, which encodes MKLFSSVNDVKDVPALVAQALQLKKDPFAFEQLGKNKTLSLVFLNPSLRTRMSTQKAALNLGMNVIVLNIDKEGWALELQDGVIMNGTTVEHIREAAGVMGEYSDIIGVRSFPGLKNRKEDYSETIFNKFVEFCKVPVVSLESATRHPLQSLADLVTIEELKTVSRPKVVLTWAPHIKPLPQAVPNSFAEWMCRADVDFTIAHPVGYELCADFTNGATITHNQDEAIKDADFIYVKNWSAYEPYGVIYPGNESWMLTNDKLKAAPNAKVMHCLPVRRNLELSDEILDGAQSVVIHQAGNRVWAAQAVLKQMLEAL
- a CDS encoding aminotransferase class III-fold pyridoxal phosphate-dependent enzyme encodes the protein MNLFDVYPINPINIVKGAGSLVYDDKGTEYLDLYGGHAVISIGHTHPHYIKRLENQLHQIGFYSNSIEIPIQQQLAEKLGQLSGKEDYQLFLCNSGAEANENALKLASFYNGKKKVIAFSKAFHGRTSLAVAVTDNPKIVAPINQTDNVIFLPWNDEAALEDAFKTNDISSVIIEGIQGVGGIQVAPAPFLQKIRSLCDEYNAVFIADSVQCGYGRTGKFFSHDFAGIDADIYSMAKGMGNGFPVGGIIISPKIKPAYGMLGTTFGGNHLACAAGLAVLEVIEQDNLMQNAAEVGEYLINELKKFSKIKEVRGRGLMIGIDLPDELAHVKKDLLFKHRIFTGEAKPNVVRLLPALNLTKAYADRFLEAFCATLYKH
- a CDS encoding N-acetyl-gamma-glutamyl-phosphate reductase, producing the protein MTESTYKHIKAGIVGGAGYTGGEMLRILLNHPNVDIAFVHSTSNAGNFVYDVHTDLFGDTDLKFASELAYNIDVLFLCVGHGDAKKFLDSNNIPDNIKVIDLSQDFRLSQNAKLKNKTFVYGLPELNREAIQTAQNIANPGCFATTLQLGLLPLAAKGLLTNEVHVTATTGSTGAGQSLSPTSHFTWRNDNLSVYKAFNHQHLNEINQSLNQLQAGFDKAINFVPYRGDFTRGIIASMYTESELHESEVLKLYKEYYANHPFTHVTNKDIDLKQIVNTNKCFIQVKKHGNKIFIISILDNLLKGASGQAVQNMNLLFGLVERAGLRLKAIGF
- a CDS encoding cupin domain-containing protein, with amino-acid sequence MENLNNLPGSSTPPLGGGGATVFSRSECLSHYKWGDDCHGWNFVDTDALSVKQELMPPDTAEQLHYHEKATQLFFILKGRAVITIDGVERDLKPEQGIQIDPGQKHFISNKEQTDLEFILYSYPSTKNDRINL